A genome region from Planctomycetota bacterium includes the following:
- the miaA gene encoding tRNA (adenosine(37)-N6)-dimethylallyltransferase MiaA yields the protein MQHHAIVIAGATASGKSALALWLALHVPGGGEIVSADSMQVWRGMDIGTAKPTPAEREQVPHHAIDLADPHRDAFSAADWLREAQRAIAGIQSRGRTPIVVGGTNLYLRLLLEGMVESARPDPEFRRSLEELDAEALRQRLSQVDPESAARLHANDRRRIIRALEIARATGAPASSTRSQWASGAPNIPEGFHMLLLELENETLNQRINARVQKFVEAGWLDEVNRLTRSEPLLPQALEAVGYRELLDALESRCSLNEAVEAIKIRTRRYAKQQRTWLRRFQTSQRCLTLKTENKIFEKITLEALTALFGSS from the coding sequence GATCGTGAGCGCCGACAGCATGCAGGTGTGGCGCGGCATGGACATTGGCACCGCCAAGCCCACACCCGCGGAACGGGAGCAGGTGCCGCACCACGCCATCGACCTGGCCGATCCCCACCGCGACGCCTTCAGCGCCGCCGACTGGCTGCGCGAGGCGCAGCGCGCGATCGCCGGGATCCAGTCGCGCGGCCGCACGCCAATCGTGGTGGGCGGGACCAATCTCTATCTGCGCCTGCTGCTTGAGGGCATGGTGGAAAGCGCCCGCCCCGACCCCGAGTTTCGCCGGAGCCTTGAGGAACTCGACGCGGAAGCCCTGCGCCAGCGGCTTTCGCAAGTGGATCCCGAAAGCGCGGCGCGACTGCACGCCAACGACCGCCGGCGCATCATCCGCGCCCTGGAGATCGCCCGCGCCACCGGCGCGCCCGCCAGTTCGACGCGCAGCCAGTGGGCCAGCGGCGCGCCGAACATTCCCGAGGGCTTTCACATGCTGCTGCTGGAGTTGGAGAACGAGACCCTCAACCAGCGGATCAATGCCCGAGTTCAGAAATTCGTGGAGGCCGGCTGGCTGGACGAAGTGAACCGGCTCACGCGCTCCGAGCCCCTTCTACCGCAGGCGCTGGAGGCGGTGGGCTATCGCGAATTGCTCGACGCACTGGAAAGCCGCTGCTCCCTGAACGAGGCCGTCGAGGCGATCAAGATCCGGACACGCCGCTACGCCAAGCAGCAGCGCACCTGGCTGCGGCGCTTCCAAACTTCGCAAAGATGCCTCACCTTGAAAACAGAAAATAAAATTTTTGAAAAAATCACTCTGGAAGCTCTCACGGCACTTTTTGGAAGCTCCTGA